CAGCGCGCGCGTCCAGGAATACATCATCGGCGGCACCTACGACTTCGAAGTGGTGAAGCTGGCGGCGGCGTTCAGCCAGACCCGCGATGGCTGGTTCATCGGCCAGAACATGGGCACGACGCCGGACGGCATGCAGAAGCTGGGCTCGTTCAAGCTGGCTGACGGCTTCCGCGCCAACTCCTACATGATCGGCGCCACCGTGCCGCTGGGCCGCCACGCCATCTTCGGCTCCTGGCAGCGCGCCACGCCGAACAACGACAAGCTGACCGGCGACGACGCGACGTTCAACGTCTACAGCCTGGGTTACACGTACGACTTCACCAAGCGCACCAACCTGTACGCGTACGCCTCCTACGGCGACAACTACGCGTTCCAGCACGATGCGCGCGACACCGCGTTCGCGGTGGGTCTGCGTCACCGTTTCTAAGCGAGGGCATCGGCCCGACCGCACCTTGCTGAATGCGCGGCACATCTCCGTGAGCCGCCGAGTGACAGCGAACCCCCCCTTCAGGTTGCGGCCGGGCCAGTCCTGAGCAGAGAAGGGAAGGGCCTCCATGCGGAGGCCCTCTCGTTTTCCGGGCTTACAGGAACAGCTTGTAGGCCGGGTTGTCGGTCTCGTTCCAGTGCGGGTAGCCCAGCTCCGCCACAAAGCCGCGGAATTGTTTCTTGTCCGCCGCCGGCACCTGGATGCCGATCAGGATGCGGCCGTAGTCGGCGCCCTGGTTGCGGTAGTGGAACAGGCTGATGTTCCAGTCCGGGTTCATCGCGTTCAGGAAACGCATCAGCGCGCCCGGGCGTTCCGGGAATTCAAAGCGGTACAGCAATTCGTCGCGCGCCTGCGCGGACCGGCCGCCGACCATGTGGCGCAAGTGGGTCTTGGCCATTTCATCGTGCGTCAGGTCGAGCGTGTCGAAACCATGGCGGCGGAAGTGGTTGGCGATCTTGTCGGGTTCGGCGGGCGATGACACCTGCAGGCCGACGAATACGTGGGCGCGGTCCGAATCGGAAATGCGGTAGTTGAACTCGGTGACGCTGCGCTCGCCGACCAGTTCACAGAAGCGGCGGAAGCTGCCGCGCTGTTCCGGCATGGTGACGGCGAAGACGGCTTCGCGCATTTCACCGACCTCGGCGCGTTCGGCCACGAAGCGCAGGCGGTCGAAGTTCATGTTGGCGCCGCAGGCGATGGCGACCAGCGTCTTGTCCTTGAGCTTGTGCTCGGCGGCGTACTGCTTGGCGCCGGCCACGGCCATGGCGCCGGCCGGTTCCAGCACGCTGCGGGTGTCCTGGAACACGTCCTTGATGGCGGCGCAGATCGAGTCGGTGTCCACCACCACGAAATCATCGACGTACTTGCGGGTGAGCTTGAAGGTCTCGGCGCCCACCAGCTTGACGGCGGTGCCGTCCGAGAACAGCCCCACGTCGTTCAATTGCACCCGGCGGCCGGCGCGCACGCTGCGCAGCATGGCGTCCGAGTCCTCGGTCTGCACGCCGATGATCTTGATCTCGGGGCGCAGTTGCTTGATGTAGGCGGCCACGCCGGCGATCAAGCCGCCGCCGCCGATGGCCACGAAGATGGCGTCGATCGGACCGGGGTGCTGGCGCAGGATCTCCATGCCCACCGTGCCCTGGCCGGCGATCACGTCGGGATCGTCGAAAGGGTGCACGAAAGTCAGTTTCTGTTTCTTTTCCAGCGTCTGCGCGTGGGCGTAGGCGTCCGAGAAGCTCTCGCCGGCCAGCACCACTTCGCCGCCCAGCCGGCGCACCGCGTCGATCTTGACCTGCGGGCTGGTGGTGGGCATGACGATGACCGCGCGGCAGCCGAGCCGGGACGCGGCCAGCGCCACGCCCTGGGCGTGGTTGCCGGCCGAGGCCGCGATCACGCCGCGGTTGCGCGCCGCCGGCGTGAGGTTGGCCATCTTGTTGTACGCCCCGCGCAGCTTGAAGCTGAATACCGCCTGGGTGTCCTCGCGCTTGAGCAGGATCGTGTTCGCCATGCGCTGCGACAGCAGGGGCGCGGCTTCGAGCGGCGATTCGACCGCGACGTCGTAGACCTTGGAGGTCAGGATGCGTTTCAGATAATCGGTGGACATGGACTGCGCTTGGGGTAGGGGCGGAAAAATGGAGCGCCAGGCTCGCGGGCCCGATGGCGTGAGCGGGATTATTGCAGGGAAAGCCGTGCCGCCCGACGGTTTTCCGCCGGTTTCGTCATGGACCGGACGGGACGGCCCCGCACGCGGCTACACTCGTCGGCATCATGGAAGAAAGCCTGCTATCCGCCATCCATTGGCTGCTCAACCTGTTGGCCCTGCCCTCGGTGGGCCTGCCCGCCATCTTCATCGTTTCGCTGATTTCGGCCACCTTGCTGCCGCTTGGCTCGGAGCCGGCGGTGTTCGGCTACATCAAACTGTCGCCCGACATGTTCTGGCCCGCCATCCTGGTGGCGACCGCCGGCAACACCATCGGCGGCGCCATCAGCTACGCCATGGGCCTGGGCGCGGAAAAGGCCTTCCAGCGCTGGAAGGAGCGCCATCCCCATGCGGCGGACGAACATCGCATGCGGGGCCGCTGGAACGAACGGGCGCATGCCTGGATCCATCGCCTGGGGCCGCCGGCCCTGCTGCTGTCCTGGCTGCCGGGGGTGGGCGATCCGCTGTGCGCCGTGGCCGGCTGGTTGCGGCTGCCGTTCTGGCCTTGCGTGGCCTATATGGCCATCGGCAAGTTCCTGCGCTACCTGGCCATGACGGCCAGCCTGTTGTGGCTGTTCCCGGGGCAGGTCTAGCGCTGACGCCTCGCTTAATAAGGGACGTATTGCGGCGATATTTTGCGGGTTTTGAGCATTTCCCTGGGGGTATTCGGGGGCAGTTCCGGCCAATGGCATAAAATAATTTTTTAAGGGCCCCCTCTTGCCGCCATGAACGCCCCACTCGCCAGCCACATCTTGAACGGGGCGACGCCGCCCGCAACACCCGCGCGACTGCGCGAAATCCCCTACAACTACACGTCGTTCTCCGATCGCGAGATCGTCGGCCGGCTGCTGGGCGATGACGCCTGGAGCCTGCTGACCGACCTGCGCGGCGAACGCCGCACCGGGCGCTCCGCCCGCATGCTGTACGAGGTGCTGGGCGACATCTGGGTGGTGCGCCGCAACCCGTACCTGCAGGACGACCTGCTGGACAACCCCAAGCGCCGCAAGCAACTGATCGATGCGCTGCACCATCGGCTGGGCGAGATCGACCGCCGCCGCGAACCCGGCGCGCCGGCCGAGGTCGGCCACGATCCGCATCGCGACGAGAAAGTGCTGGGCCTGCTGGGCCGGGCGCGTTCGGCCATTGCCGCCTTTGAGGGCGAGTTCGACCAGACCGCCATGCTGCGCAAGCAGGCGCAGAAGGTGCTGGGCCGCATCACCGCGCGCGACAACATCAAGTTCGACGGCCTGTCGCGCGTCTCGCACGTGACCGACGCCACCGACTGGCGCGTGGAGTACCCGTTCGTGGTGCTGACGCCGGACACGGAAGACGAGATCGCCGCGCTGGTCACCGCCTGTATCGAGCTGGGCCTGACTATCGTGCCGCGCGGCGGCGGCACCGGCTATACCGGCGGCGCGATTCCGCTGACCTGGAAGTCGGCCGTCATCAACACCGAGAAATTCGACAAGCTGGGCAAGGTCGAGTCCTGTATCCTGCCCGGGCTCACCGAGCCCGTGGCCGTCATCCATGCCGGCGCCGGCGTGGTGACCAAGCGGGTGTCGGAAGCGGCCGAGGCGGCCGGTTTCGTGTTCGCCGTGGACCCGACCTCGGCCGAGGCCTCGTGCGTGGGCGGCAACATCGCCATGAACGCCGGCGGCAAGAAGGCCGTGCTGTGGGGCACCGCGCTCGACAACCTGGCCTGGTGGCGCATGGTCGACCCGGACGGCAACTGGCTCGAAGTGACGCGCCTGGCGCACAACATGGGCAAGATCCACGACGTGGATGTGGCCCGCTTCGAACTCAAGTGGTTCGATGGCCGCGGCAAGCCGGGCGAGCGCCTGCTCAAGACCGAGACCCTGGAAATCGCCGGCCGCGTGTTCCGCAAGGAAGGCCTGGGCAAGGACGTCACCGACAAGTTCCTGGCCGGCCTGCCGGGCATCCAGAAGGAAGGCTGCGACGGC
The window above is part of the Achromobacter deleyi genome. Proteins encoded here:
- the ilvA gene encoding threonine ammonia-lyase, biosynthetic; the encoded protein is MSTDYLKRILTSKVYDVAVESPLEAAPLLSQRMANTILLKREDTQAVFSFKLRGAYNKMANLTPAARNRGVIAASAGNHAQGVALAASRLGCRAVIVMPTTSPQVKIDAVRRLGGEVVLAGESFSDAYAHAQTLEKKQKLTFVHPFDDPDVIAGQGTVGMEILRQHPGPIDAIFVAIGGGGLIAGVAAYIKQLRPEIKIIGVQTEDSDAMLRSVRAGRRVQLNDVGLFSDGTAVKLVGAETFKLTRKYVDDFVVVDTDSICAAIKDVFQDTRSVLEPAGAMAVAGAKQYAAEHKLKDKTLVAIACGANMNFDRLRFVAERAEVGEMREAVFAVTMPEQRGSFRRFCELVGERSVTEFNYRISDSDRAHVFVGLQVSSPAEPDKIANHFRRHGFDTLDLTHDEMAKTHLRHMVGGRSAQARDELLYRFEFPERPGALMRFLNAMNPDWNISLFHYRNQGADYGRILIGIQVPAADKKQFRGFVAELGYPHWNETDNPAYKLFL
- a CDS encoding YqaA family protein, whose amino-acid sequence is MEESLLSAIHWLLNLLALPSVGLPAIFIVSLISATLLPLGSEPAVFGYIKLSPDMFWPAILVATAGNTIGGAISYAMGLGAEKAFQRWKERHPHAADEHRMRGRWNERAHAWIHRLGPPALLLSWLPGVGDPLCAVAGWLRLPFWPCVAYMAIGKFLRYLAMTASLLWLFPGQV